A single region of the bacterium genome encodes:
- a CDS encoding peptidoglycan DD-metalloendopeptidase family protein, which yields MIEKSADQKTKTKSISKKTLFFTVAILAIIATGFLIYKIYFKQSISNKKIAQSEENADNSFKNTKESFDAEYIVREGDTLSLILESLNAKNEERIKIIEAFEKIYSPTKIKIGNAIKIKFEEDKSSVKKIEYAISAEKVLIISKKDENEFIAEEKEIIFDVKIASKGNKVTSSLFEAGSEIGLSAGTILLMADVFSGEIDFATDIREGDNFKIIYEEKYKDGALALEGNILAAEFQNQGQTFRTFYFDDPGNASSYFDENGKSLKKAFLKSPLNYRYISSGYTNARLHPILKIVTSHRAIDYVAAGGTPVVTVGDGKIMLATWRYDYGNYIGVRHSNGYVTYYGHLSGFARGIKVGTSVLQGTTIGYVGSTGYATGAHLDYSMKLNGAYINSLTVNIVVGDPISKASKEDFASYAEKMVKLLEAIKE from the coding sequence ATGATAGAAAAATCCGCTGATCAAAAAACAAAAACAAAATCAATAAGCAAAAAAACATTATTTTTTACAGTAGCTATATTAGCCATTATTGCTACTGGTTTTTTAATTTATAAAATATATTTTAAGCAAAGCATAAGCAATAAGAAAATAGCTCAGAGCGAAGAAAATGCTGATAACTCATTTAAAAATACCAAAGAAAGTTTTGATGCGGAATATATCGTCCGAGAAGGAGATACTTTATCCTTGATTTTGGAATCATTAAACGCAAAAAATGAGGAGAGAATTAAGATAATTGAAGCTTTTGAAAAAATTTATAGTCCGACAAAAATAAAAATAGGGAATGCGATAAAAATTAAATTCGAGGAGGATAAAAGTTCTGTGAAAAAAATTGAGTACGCGATTAGCGCGGAAAAAGTTTTAATAATAAGTAAAAAAGATGAAAATGAATTTATTGCGGAAGAAAAAGAAATTATTTTTGATGTTAAAATTGCCAGCAAGGGAAATAAGGTTACAAGCTCGCTTTTTGAAGCCGGAAGCGAGATAGGATTGAGCGCAGGCACGATTTTGCTTATGGCGGATGTTTTTTCCGGAGAAATTGATTTTGCTACTGATATCAGAGAAGGCGACAATTTTAAAATAATTTATGAAGAAAAATACAAAGATGGCGCGCTAGCGTTGGAAGGGAATATTTTAGCGGCGGAATTTCAGAATCAAGGACAAACGTTCAGGACGTTTTATTTTGATGATCCGGGGAATGCCAGTTCTTATTTTGACGAAAACGGAAAGTCGCTCAAAAAAGCGTTTTTAAAATCGCCTCTGAACTATCGTTATATCAGTTCAGGTTACACCAACGCGCGGCTACATCCGATATTAAAAATAGTCACCTCTCACAGAGCTATTGATTATGTAGCGGCTGGGGGAACGCCGGTAGTAACAGTGGGAGACGGCAAGATTATGCTGGCTACTTGGCGATATGATTATGGCAATTATATCGGTGTGCGCCATTCGAACGGATACGTTACTTATTACGGACATCTTTCGGGTTTTGCCAGGGGAATAAAAGTCGGGACTTCGGTTTTACAAGGTACTACAATCGGATATGTTGGATCGACGGGATATGCTACCGGCGCCCACTTGGACTATTCAATGAAATTAAATGGAGCATATATCAATTCACTGACAGTAAATATTGTTGTCGGGGATCCGATTTCCAAGGCGTCTAAAGAAGATTTTGCTTCTTATGCGGAGAAAATGGTAAAATTACTGGAGGCGATAAAGGAATAA
- a CDS encoding DEAD/DEAH box helicase: protein MTPTTFDGLGIAPKILEILDALKFTAPTPIQFQSIPPALTGKDIVGIAQTGTGKTLAFGIPMIQRLATLKGKGLILLPTRELALQVNEAIDKIGRPLSLRTAVLIGGEKMFHQNRALSRDPHIIIATPGRLIDHLEQRTVSLNNVVILVLDEADHMLDIGFAPQINKILQTVPRDRQTMLFSATMPPKIVALANSYMKLPIRVEVAPQGTAATNVTHEIFFVQKESKLSLLETVLKEHKGSTLVFSRTKHGAKKIAYTIRGMGHTAAEIHSNRSLSQRLKALSGFKTGAFRVLVATDIAARGIDVTNIELVVNFDLPENPEDYVHRIGRTGRAGHSGHAISFATPNQRFDIKTIERLIKKQLPVSPLPNLPRPQAQPGGFQGSFRQTGATRIQTHPFASQEKQSAKPWGKSRGRSHGGSQEPSKSFENFGNHRKRSKFKFKTKKW from the coding sequence ATGACACCAACAACATTCGACGGACTTGGCATTGCGCCAAAAATTTTAGAAATATTGGATGCGCTAAAATTTACCGCGCCAACTCCGATACAATTTCAATCTATCCCTCCCGCGCTGACGGGAAAAGATATCGTAGGTATTGCTCAAACCGGAACCGGCAAAACTCTGGCTTTTGGCATTCCAATGATCCAGCGGCTGGCAACTTTAAAAGGTAAAGGGCTTATCTTGCTTCCGACCAGAGAGCTGGCTTTGCAAGTAAATGAAGCGATTGATAAAATTGGCAGGCCTTTAAGTTTAAGAACCGCGGTATTGATCGGCGGAGAAAAAATGTTCCACCAAAACCGGGCCTTGAGCCGGGATCCTCATATTATTATCGCCACCCCCGGCCGGCTTATTGATCACCTTGAACAAAGAACGGTCAGCCTGAACAATGTGGTAATTTTAGTGCTCGATGAAGCTGATCATATGCTGGATATCGGATTTGCGCCGCAGATAAACAAGATATTGCAGACTGTGCCGCGCGATCGGCAAACCATGCTTTTTTCCGCGACCATGCCGCCAAAGATCGTCGCTCTGGCTAATTCTTACATGAAGCTCCCGATAAGAGTCGAGGTGGCTCCTCAAGGCACGGCGGCAACCAACGTCACGCATGAAATTTTCTTTGTCCAAAAAGAATCAAAATTATCTTTATTGGAAACGGTTTTAAAAGAACATAAAGGAAGCACTCTGGTTTTTTCCCGGACAAAACATGGCGCGAAAAAAATCGCTTATACCATCAGAGGCATGGGACACACCGCGGCTGAAATTCATTCTAATCGCAGCCTGAGCCAGAGACTGAAAGCGCTGTCCGGATTTAAAACCGGAGCTTTCCGAGTTTTAGTGGCTACCGACATTGCCGCCCGCGGCATTGATGTCACCAATATTGAACTGGTGGTAAACTTTGACTTGCCGGAAAATCCCGAAGACTATGTGCACCGCATCGGCCGCACCGGACGCGCCGGACATTCGGGACACGCGATCTCTTTTGCCACGCCCAACCAAAGATTTGATATTAAAACCATTGAACGCCTTATCAAAAAACAATTGCCAGTTTCTCCTCTGCCGAATTTACCGAGACCTCAAGCTCAGCCTGGCGGATTTCAGGGAAGCTTCCGGCAAACCGGAGCAACACGCATTCAGACGCATCCTTTTGCTTCGCAAGAAAAACAAAGCGCAAAACCCTGGGGCAAATCACGAGGCAGATCTCATGGCGGATCGCAAGAACCATCAAAATCTTTTGAAAATTTTGGAAATCACCGCAAAAGATCCAAATTTAAATTTAAAACTAAAAAATGGTAG
- a CDS encoding LemA family protein: MIEYVFLVAVLAIILWAVGIYNGLVTLKNRVDEAWSDIDVQLKRRYDLIPNLINTVKGYATHEKELFEKVTQARANAMNAQSPEQKAGAENMLTGALKSLFAVSENYPQLRASENFLELQRELTDTEDKVQASRRFYNGNVRDFNIKLEVFPDMIVANMLAYKKREFFEIANVAEKEPVQVKF; the protein is encoded by the coding sequence ATGATCGAATATGTATTTTTAGTAGCGGTATTAGCGATAATTTTGTGGGCTGTTGGCATTTATAATGGCCTTGTAACCTTGAAAAACAGGGTAGACGAAGCCTGGAGCGATATTGATGTTCAGTTAAAAAGACGGTATGATTTGATCCCGAATCTTATCAATACAGTTAAGGGATATGCGACGCACGAAAAAGAGCTTTTTGAAAAAGTAACTCAAGCTAGAGCGAATGCGATGAACGCGCAGAGTCCTGAGCAAAAAGCTGGAGCGGAAAATATGCTTACGGGCGCACTTAAGAGCCTGTTCGCGGTTTCGGAAAATTACCCTCAACTTCGAGCTAGCGAGAATTTCTTGGAATTACAGCGCGAGCTGACTGATACGGAAGACAAAGTTCAGGCTTCCCGCCGATTCTATAACGGTAATGTGCGCGATTTCAATATCAAGCTTGAAGTTTTTCCGGATATGATTGTGGCCAATATGCTGGCTTATAAGAAGAGGGAATTCTTCGAGATTGCCAACGTGGCGGAAAAAGAACCGGTGCAAGTGAAATTCTAG